In Candidatus Nealsonbacteria bacterium DGGOD1a, one DNA window encodes the following:
- the leuS gene encoding leucine--tRNA ligase has translation MEKENCDKNEEYRPSVIEPKWQKFWEETKSHRAADDSEKPKFYNLDMFPYPSGAGLHVGHFKGYAANDVVARQKRMAGFDVLHPMGWDAFGLPAENYAIKTGIQPEISTNKNIENIKRQMKMAGLSYDWSREINTTDPEYYKWTQWIFLKLFERGLAYESELPINWCPKCLTGLANEEVVGGNCERCGAPVGKKNLRQWVLKITAYADRLLEDLAGLDWPDRIVEMQRNWIGKSEGAEVKFKIKGLEEEINVFTTRPDTLFGCTYIVLAPEHPLVEKLKDKIANRAAVESYVKAAKQKMDLERISDVKDKTGVRFEGITAINPVNGREISVWAADYVLMNYGTGAVMAVPSHDCRDFDFAKKYNLEIIEVIRPESGPAELPYEGGGALVNSGQFDGLDWEEAKSKIIEWLKGRGSARKTVHYKLRDWVFSRQRYWGEPIPLIHCDKCGTVPVPEDQLPLRLPQVEKYQPTGTGESPLAAIADWVNTVCPKCGGAAKRETNTMPQWAGSSWYYLRFLDPANGKELVSKNKEKYWMPVDLYVGGAEHAVLHLLYARFWHKVLFDIGAVSTKEPFQKLRNIGIVLAEDGQKMSKSKGNVVSPDDIVKEFGADTLRVYELFMGPFDQAIAWSTDSVRGSRKFLGRVWHLVLECADNKKSGDEILRKVHKLNQKISGDIEQLKFNTAIAAFMEFLNFAESEKKNVGKDALKRLILLLAPFAPHICEELWRNLGNPESVFAQPWPMADQNLLKEDTIEIIVQINGKMRDKISISADAGEQEAIAIAKDTETIKKWLDRSQIKKTIFVSGRLINFVV, from the coding sequence ATGGAAAAAGAAAATTGCGATAAAAATGAAGAATATCGGCCAAGTGTAATCGAACCCAAATGGCAGAAATTTTGGGAAGAAACCAAATCTCATCGGGCCGCGGATGATTCCGAAAAACCCAAATTCTATAATTTGGATATGTTTCCGTATCCGTCCGGCGCGGGTTTGCATGTGGGGCATTTTAAGGGTTACGCGGCCAACGATGTAGTGGCGCGCCAAAAGCGGATGGCGGGATTCGATGTTTTGCATCCGATGGGATGGGACGCGTTTGGTTTGCCCGCGGAAAACTACGCGATCAAAACCGGGATCCAGCCGGAAATTTCGACCAACAAAAACATCGAAAACATTAAACGCCAGATGAAAATGGCGGGATTGAGCTATGACTGGTCGCGCGAAATCAACACTACGGATCCGGAATATTACAAATGGACGCAGTGGATATTTTTGAAGCTTTTCGAAAGAGGACTGGCCTATGAATCGGAATTGCCGATCAATTGGTGCCCGAAGTGTTTGACCGGGTTGGCCAATGAAGAAGTGGTGGGCGGCAATTGCGAACGATGCGGTGCGCCGGTCGGGAAAAAAAACCTGCGCCAATGGGTGCTGAAAATCACGGCCTACGCCGACCGGTTGCTGGAAGATTTGGCCGGGCTTGATTGGCCCGATCGGATTGTTGAAATGCAGCGCAATTGGATCGGCAAAAGCGAGGGGGCGGAAGTGAAATTTAAAATAAAAGGTTTGGAAGAGGAAATCAATGTTTTTACCACGCGCCCGGACACGCTTTTCGGATGCACTTATATCGTGCTGGCGCCGGAACATCCGCTGGTCGAAAAGTTAAAGGATAAAATCGCGAATCGCGCCGCCGTCGAGAGCTATGTCAAAGCCGCCAAACAGAAAATGGATTTGGAACGGATCAGCGATGTCAAAGATAAAACCGGCGTGCGCTTTGAAGGCATAACCGCGATAAATCCGGTCAACGGGCGCGAAATCTCGGTGTGGGCCGCGGATTATGTTTTGATGAACTATGGAACCGGGGCGGTGATGGCGGTGCCGTCGCACGATTGCCGCGATTTTGATTTTGCCAAAAAATACAATCTGGAGATTATCGAAGTGATCAGACCCGAATCGGGCCCGGCCGAACTTCCCTATGAAGGCGGCGGCGCGCTGGTGAATTCCGGGCAGTTTGACGGACTGGATTGGGAAGAGGCGAAAAGCAAAATCATCGAATGGTTGAAGGGACGGGGGAGCGCCCGAAAAACCGTTCATTATAAATTGCGCGACTGGGTGTTTTCGCGCCAACGATATTGGGGCGAGCCGATACCTTTGATTCATTGCGATAAATGCGGCACGGTCCCGGTACCCGAAGATCAGTTGCCGTTGCGGTTGCCCCAAGTGGAAAAATACCAGCCCACGGGCACGGGTGAATCGCCGCTGGCGGCGATCGCGGATTGGGTGAACACAGTTTGCCCCAAATGCGGCGGCGCGGCGAAAAGAGAAACCAACACCATGCCGCAATGGGCCGGTTCTTCATGGTATTATTTGCGTTTTCTCGACCCGGCCAACGGCAAAGAGTTGGTTTCAAAAAACAAGGAAAAATACTGGATGCCGGTCGATCTCTATGTCGGCGGCGCCGAACACGCGGTTTTGCATTTGTTGTACGCGCGGTTTTGGCATAAAGTTTTGTTTGATATCGGCGCGGTTTCGACAAAAGAGCCGTTTCAAAAGTTGAGAAACATCGGGATCGTGTTGGCCGAGGACGGACAGAAAATGTCCAAATCAAAAGGCAATGTGGTGAGTCCCGACGATATCGTTAAGGAGTTCGGGGCCGATACTTTGCGCGTTTACGAGCTGTTTATGGGTCCGTTTGATCAGGCGATCGCGTGGAGCACGGACAGCGTGCGGGGAAGCCGCAAATTTTTGGGTCGGGTGTGGCATTTGGTTTTAGAATGCGCGGATAATAAAAAAAGCGGCGATGAAATTTTGCGCAAAGTCCACAAATTGAACCAAAAAATCTCCGGCGATATCGAACAGCTGAAATTCAACACCGCGATTGCCGCGTTTATGGAATTTTTGAATTTTGCGGAAAGCGAAAAAAAGAATGTTGGCAAAGACGCGCTAAAAAGATTGATTTTATTGCTGGCGCCGTTTGCCCCGCACATCTGCGAGGAATTGTGGCGCAATCTCGGCAATCCGGAAAGCGTTTTTGCGCAACCTTGGCCAATGGCCGATCAAAATTTGCTCAAAGAGGATACCATTGAAATCATCGTTCAAATCAACGGCAAAATGCGCGATAAAATTTCAATATCGGCAGATGCCGGAGAGCAAGAAGCGATAGCAATCGCCAAAGACACTGAAACTATAAAAAAATGGCTCGACCGGAGTCAAATCAAGAAAACCATTTTCGTGTCCGGAAGATTGATAAACTTTGTCGTGTGA
- a CDS encoding DNA cytosine methyltransferase — protein MEEKKLKVIDLFCGVGGLSYGFAHNGNFEIVAANEILPNMAKAYSLNHPTVRVYIDDIKNFNAQKVENDLGVRADEIDIIVGGPPCQAYSTIGKRSADDPRGKLFQEYYRILKEFNPKFFIFENVRGISSIKNGELLKMIISLFESLSYKVKYEFLNAADFGAPQIRERMILTGSKLKNNFHYPEPTHCDNYGSKNLFGNNLKPYLTLGEAIGDLPFIKSGEESFGYATQPQNDFQKTARMNAPERLMDHNAPMNNPKLVKLMELLPDGGTPRDLPANLRPASGYKNTYCRLWWNRPATTITRNLSTPSSSRCIHPKASRPLTTREGARLQCFPDSYQFYGSRSDRNLQIGNAVPTVLSKALAEAVALNFQKERNQKNVNIGKQKFLVPLTI, from the coding sequence ATGGAGGAAAAAAAATTGAAAGTTATTGATTTGTTTTGTGGGGTGGGTGGATTAAGCTATGGTTTTGCCCATAACGGTAATTTTGAAATTGTTGCCGCGAATGAAATTTTGCCAAATATGGCAAAGGCGTATTCATTGAATCATCCGACAGTAAGGGTTTATATTGATGATATTAAAAATTTTAATGCTCAAAAAGTTGAAAATGATTTAGGGGTGAGAGCGGATGAAATAGATATTATTGTGGGCGGTCCGCCTTGCCAAGCTTATTCAACGATCGGCAAGAGATCGGCGGATGATCCGCGAGGAAAACTTTTTCAAGAATATTATCGTATTTTAAAAGAATTTAATCCGAAGTTTTTTATTTTTGAGAATGTTAGAGGAATTTCGTCAATAAAAAATGGCGAATTGTTGAAAATGATAATTTCGCTTTTTGAATCGCTTTCCTACAAAGTTAAATATGAATTTTTAAATGCGGCGGATTTTGGAGCGCCACAAATTAGGGAAAGAATGATATTGACCGGTTCCAAATTAAAAAATAATTTTCATTATCCCGAACCAACTCATTGCGACAATTATGGCAGTAAAAATTTGTTTGGAAATAATTTAAAACCATATTTAACGCTTGGAGAGGCAATTGGCGATTTGCCTTTTATAAAGTCCGGAGAAGAAAGTTTTGGATATGCGACACAACCGCAAAACGATTTTCAAAAAACGGCAAGGATGAACGCGCCCGAAAGGTTAATGGATCATAACGCTCCGATGAATAATCCAAAATTGGTTAAGTTAATGGAATTATTGCCCGATGGGGGAACGCCTCGCGATTTGCCCGCGAATTTGAGACCGGCTTCCGGGTATAAAAATACTTATTGCCGTCTTTGGTGGAATCGTCCGGCGACAACGATAACCCGTAATTTAAGCACGCCGTCATCTTCTCGTTGCATCCATCCAAAAGCGTCGCGACCCCTTACCACGCGCGAAGGCGCGCGACTTCAGTGTTTTCCCGATTCTTATCAATTTTACGGTTCAAGAAGCGACAGAAATTTGCAGATAGGCAATGCGGTGCCGACGGTTTTATCAAAGGCGTTGGCGGAAGCGGTGGCGCTTAATTTTCAAAAAGAGAGGAATCAAAAGAATGTCAATATTGGAAAACAAAAGTTTTTGGTTCCTTTGACGATTTAA
- a CDS encoding restriction endonuclease, with the protein MSLIFGIDVSKIDLIGDDDFKSVDSFKRTPKADLEIKLDKKEKIRIEIQSGFTGINDIKQHKVLEAKRYFRETGNQTIAIHFDLYNGQAAFVKLNEIEDSSINWITRQQMEGQTVFEIDQNYFVWKITEKPIKYDEINFN; encoded by the coding sequence GTGAGTTTGATTTTTGGAATTGATGTTTCAAAAATTGATTTGATCGGCGATGATGACTTTAAGAGTGTTGATTCATTTAAACGAACCCCGAAAGCCGATTTGGAAATAAAATTGGACAAAAAAGAAAAAATAAGGATTGAAATTCAATCCGGTTTTACGGGTATAAATGACATTAAACAGCATAAAGTATTGGAGGCGAAAAGATATTTCCGCGAGACCGGCAATCAAACAATCGCGATTCATTTTGATCTGTATAATGGGCAAGCGGCATTTGTAAAACTTAATGAAATCGAGGATAGCAGCATTAATTGGATAACGAGGCAACAAATGGAAGGGCAAACAGTTTTTGAGATTGATCAGAATTATTTTGTTTGGAAAATTACGGAAAAGCCTATAAAATACGACGAAATAAATTTTAATTGA
- a CDS encoding ATP-binding protein: MNIEEMILEQNDQWRLDFEIGGVKRKLFDSFVAQINTRAVFAVAGPRRAGKSFFMSQIIWHLISQKVPRENILNINFEHPFFVSRNNVEIMPQILASYLELKNPQGKIYVFLDEPQNIQSWEAFVRFNFDKNKNIKFFVTGSNSRLLSSEFSTKLTGRVFNFFLPLFNFAEFLDCFKINYEKEGELNQIVEKNFKQRNNLAHFADKFLASGGFPEIYENLNPNAVSEYARNYVRTVLYADIVPRYRIRVPLLLENLFYQIANNNGSYFSFNNLAKILGVSDLTVKQYLSYLEGSFLIKILPQFSEKSKEQLRRKMKIYLFDPVLKKPFFSRSFDDNARDVENLILRHFDYWAKNFYLLQNSEIDFRSEKDGKVWLVNGCYSNQINPREYQGFAEFENTAKAAQKIIVSKNIYQKTPVLTVPLWAWLLFESF, translated from the coding sequence ATGAATATTGAAGAAATGATTTTGGAGCAAAACGACCAGTGGCGGCTTGATTTTGAAATCGGCGGAGTCAAGCGCAAATTGTTTGACAGTTTTGTCGCGCAAATCAATACCAGGGCGGTTTTTGCCGTGGCCGGGCCTCGCCGCGCCGGCAAATCGTTTTTTATGTCGCAAATCATTTGGCATTTGATTTCCCAAAAAGTTCCCCGGGAAAACATTTTGAATATTAATTTTGAACACCCTTTTTTTGTTTCTCGAAACAATGTTGAGATCATGCCGCAAATCTTGGCAAGTTATCTTGAGCTTAAAAATCCGCAAGGCAAAATATATGTTTTTTTGGACGAACCGCAAAACATTCAAAGCTGGGAAGCATTCGTCAGATTTAATTTTGATAAGAATAAAAATATCAAATTTTTTGTGACCGGTTCAAATTCTCGGCTTTTGTCTTCGGAATTTTCCACTAAACTCACCGGCCGAGTTTTTAATTTTTTTCTTCCGCTTTTTAATTTTGCGGAATTTTTGGATTGCTTTAAAATCAATTATGAAAAAGAAGGAGAATTGAACCAAATTGTGGAGAAAAATTTCAAACAAAGAAATAATTTGGCTCATTTTGCCGATAAATTTTTGGCCAGTGGCGGTTTTCCGGAAATTTATGAAAATTTAAATCCGAATGCGGTTTCCGAATATGCGAGAAATTATGTTAGGACGGTGCTATATGCCGATATTGTTCCTCGGTATCGGATTCGCGTTCCGTTGCTTCTGGAAAATTTATTTTATCAAATTGCCAATAACAATGGTTCCTATTTTAGTTTTAATAATTTGGCAAAAATTTTGGGAGTGAGCGATTTAACCGTTAAGCAGTATTTGTCATACCTTGAAGGGTCGTTTTTGATTAAAATTTTGCCTCAATTTTCGGAAAAATCAAAAGAACAGTTGCGGCGAAAGATGAAGATTTATTTGTTTGATCCGGTGCTTAAAAAACCATTTTTCTCCCGCTCTTTTGACGATAACGCCCGAGATGTTGAAAATTTGATTTTGCGCCATTTCGATTATTGGGCAAAAAATTTTTATCTTTTACAAAACAGCGAAATTGATTTCAGATCGGAAAAAGACGGAAAAGTTTGGCTGGTCAACGGCTGCTATTCAAATCAGATAAACCCGCGGGAATACCAAGGATTTGCCGAATTTGAAAATACGGCCAAAGCCGCGCAAAAAATAATCGTTTCCAAAAATATTTATCAAAAAACCCCGGTTTTAACCGTCCCTCTCTGGGCGTGGCTTTTGTTTGAATCTTTTTAG
- a CDS encoding IS30 family transposase — protein sequence MKKQIRKKRKKKRHFRHLKQTDRDRIEALLNAGHKQEEVAKILDFDASAISREMKRKRKNGKYSALTAQLKARAKRLNSKHPGMKVEQYPELREQIIKGLKDHRSPDEIAGRMKREKQNPRVGANAIYKWLYSAWGQAYCPLLCTKRYHPRKQKKKTKREMIPNRISIKKRPKRGIHAEGDLFVSPTKTGSQNSGAIICVPASKLLAGTMIESKKPAVMRLAVKSMLLDLSIDDLTFDNGIENKEHEQFGLPAYFCDPHSPWQKPHVENGIGLVRRWFIPXKTDLKNISEERFQDCLHILNGKYRKSLGYRSAYEVSLKHGIIQKIPR from the coding sequence ATGAAAAAACAAATCCGCAAAAAACGAAAAAAGAAGCGGCATTTTCGCCATTTGAAGCAAACCGACCGGGATCGAATCGAAGCGCTGTTGAATGCCGGCCACAAACAAGAGGAAGTTGCCAAAATACTTGATTTTGATGCCAGCGCCATCAGCCGGGAGATGAAAAGAAAACGCAAGAACGGCAAATACTCGGCGCTGACCGCCCAGCTGAAAGCAAGAGCGAAAAGATTAAACAGCAAGCATCCGGGAATGAAGGTTGAGCAATATCCGGAGTTAAGGGAACAAATCATCAAAGGGTTGAAAGACCACCGCTCCCCGGATGAGATCGCCGGGCGGATGAAGCGTGAAAAGCAAAACCCGCGGGTCGGCGCCAATGCCATCTACAAATGGCTGTACAGCGCTTGGGGCCAGGCATATTGCCCGCTTCTTTGCACCAAGCGATATCATCCGCGCAAACAGAAAAAGAAAACCAAAAGAGAAATGATTCCTAATCGTATTTCCATCAAAAAGAGGCCAAAGCGAGGAATCCACGCCGAAGGCGATCTGTTTGTTTCGCCGACCAAAACCGGCAGCCAAAACAGCGGCGCAATCATTTGCGTTCCAGCCTCGAAACTGCTTGCCGGCACGATGATTGAAAGCAAAAAACCGGCCGTAATGAGGCTGGCCGTTAAAAGCATGTTGTTGGATTTGAGCATTGATGATCTGACTTTTGACAATGGCATCGAAAACAAAGAGCACGAACAATTCGGATTGCCAGCGTATTTCTGCGACCCTCACAGTCCCTGGCAGAAACCACATGTAGAAAATGGCATCGGGCTTGTCCGCCGGTGGTTTATCCCCAANAAAACCGATTTGAAAAACATCTCCGAGGAAAGATTCCAAGATTGCCTGCATATCCTTAACGGCAAATACCGGAAATCGCTGGGATACCGCTCCGCCTACGAAGTTTCGCTGAAACATGGTATTATACAAAAAATCCCGCGCTGA
- the glmS gene encoding glutamine--fructose-6-phosphate transaminase (isomerizing) has protein sequence MCGIIGYIGKREAFPVLISGLKRMEYRGYDSFGFCIHGRDKNFSTFKKVGKISGAGRELDEMTINGNIGHAHTRWATHGGVTEVNAHPHLDCAGAISVVHNGIIENYKELKKELEAEGHAFLSQTDTEVLAHLVEKYFDGNLERAVKKAVARVRGTYGLVVIAKNDPNKIVAARSGSPLLIGIGEDEFLVASDPAAVVANTKKVVYLNEGEIATLTADGYSIYAERQPQEIEWDLKDVEKGDYPHFMLKEIMEQPESLANSLRGRLLPDEGSAKLGGLMPVGERLREIKKLHIVACGTARYAGLIGELMLEEYADLPTDADAASEFRYRKNILERDSAVLAISQSGETADTLAAIREAKSKGILTIGITNAVESTQARETDAGIYNHAGPEIGVASSKAFTSQLTVLALLTLYLGRQRNMALVMGQRIVNELAKIPSLAQETIENCVNLKEIAQIYKNYSSFFFMGRKYNFPIAMEGALKLKELAYVHAEGVASGELKHGMIALIDNDYPVIVICPSDSVYEKNISNIMELKARGARILAVATEGNEEIAEIANEVVYIPKTLEMLTPILTAIVMQLFSYHVAFARGCDIDKPRNLAKSVTVE, from the coding sequence ATGTGCGGAATAATCGGTTATATCGGCAAAAGGGAGGCGTTTCCGGTTTTGATATCGGGACTCAAGCGGATGGAATACCGCGGCTATGACAGCTTTGGTTTTTGCATCCATGGCCGGGACAAAAATTTTTCCACTTTCAAGAAGGTGGGGAAGATTTCGGGCGCGGGCCGGGAATTGGACGAAATGACGATCAACGGCAACATTGGCCACGCGCATACCCGCTGGGCCACGCACGGCGGCGTGACCGAGGTTAACGCGCATCCGCATTTGGACTGCGCGGGCGCGATTTCAGTGGTGCACAACGGCATCATTGAAAATTACAAAGAATTGAAAAAAGAATTGGAAGCCGAAGGCCATGCATTTTTGTCGCAAACCGACACCGAGGTGCTGGCGCATTTGGTTGAAAAATATTTTGACGGCAATTTGGAACGCGCGGTGAAAAAAGCGGTTGCAAGAGTGCGCGGCACTTACGGTCTTGTGGTGATCGCCAAGAATGATCCCAACAAGATTGTGGCCGCGCGGTCGGGAAGCCCGCTGTTGATCGGCATCGGCGAGGATGAATTTTTGGTGGCGTCGGACCCGGCGGCGGTGGTGGCCAACACCAAGAAAGTGGTCTATCTAAACGAAGGCGAGATTGCCACGCTCACCGCCGATGGCTATTCAATATACGCCGAACGCCAGCCGCAGGAAATCGAATGGGATTTAAAAGATGTGGAAAAAGGCGATTACCCGCATTTTATGCTCAAAGAAATTATGGAACAGCCGGAAAGTTTGGCCAATTCCTTGCGCGGCCGGCTATTGCCCGACGAAGGCAGCGCCAAACTGGGCGGTCTGATGCCGGTCGGAGAAAGATTGCGGGAAATTAAAAAACTTCATATTGTGGCTTGCGGAACGGCGCGTTATGCCGGGTTGATCGGTGAATTGATGCTTGAAGAATATGCCGATTTGCCGACGGATGCGGACGCGGCTTCGGAATTTCGTTATCGTAAAAATATTTTGGAAAGAGATTCGGCAGTTTTGGCAATTTCCCAATCGGGCGAGACCGCCGATACTCTGGCGGCGATTCGCGAAGCAAAATCAAAGGGAATTTTAACAATTGGTATTACCAACGCGGTGGAATCAACTCAAGCGCGGGAGACCGATGCCGGGATTTATAATCATGCCGGTCCCGAAATAGGAGTGGCATCGTCAAAAGCGTTTACTTCCCAATTAACAGTTTTGGCATTGCTTACATTGTATTTGGGCCGCCAAAGAAATATGGCGTTGGTGATGGGGCAAAGGATTGTCAATGAATTGGCGAAAATTCCTTCATTGGCTCAAGAAACGATTGAGAATTGCGTTAATTTAAAAGAAATTGCCCAAATATATAAAAATTATTCCAGTTTCTTTTTTATGGGCCGCAAATATAATTTTCCCATCGCAATGGAGGGTGCTTTAAAATTGAAAGAATTGGCTTATGTCCATGCCGAGGGGGTGGCGTCGGGAGAATTGAAACACGGGATGATCGCGCTGATAGACAACGATTATCCGGTGATAGTGATTTGTCCCAGCGATTCGGTCTATGAAAAAAATATTTCCAATATTATGGAATTGAAAGCCCGCGGCGCGCGGATATTGGCGGTGGCAACCGAAGGTAATGAAGAAATTGCCGAGATTGCCAATGAGGTTGTTTATATTCCGAAAACTTTGGAAATGCTCACGCCGATTCTCACCGCGATCGTGATGCAATTGTTTTCTTATCATGTGGCATTTGCGCGCGGTTGCGATATTGACAAACCTCGCAATTTGGCAAAGTCGGTGACGGTGGAGTAG
- a CDS encoding type II toxin-antitoxin system HicB family antitoxin, translating to MPNLLKKKKIFEYTVLFTPDEKSGYFVVEVPALPGCVTQGKNLAEAKKNVREAIELYLETLADRKIAFPEDVDPNFLKSKVSVEINYCPA from the coding sequence ATGCCAAACTTATTGAAAAAGAAAAAAATATTTGAATATACTGTTTTATTTACTCCCGATGAAAAATCCGGTTATTTTGTGGTTGAGGTTCCAGCTTTGCCGGGTTGCGTCACTCAGGGCAAGAATTTGGCCGAGGCGAAAAAAAATGTACGCGAAGCAATCGAATTGTATTTGGAAACCTTGGCTGATAGAAAAATCGCTTTTCCGGAAGATGTTGACCCTAATTTTTTAAAAAGCAAGGTGAGCGTGGAAATTAATTATTGTCCGGCATAA
- a CDS encoding type II restriction endonuclease: MNEKITIEAKYFCKYRKELGFTNQKAIKDFFGAKDIVPGVDFGYVKSLNNRLYDIVEKIDRTVANEIKSDNLKAFKKEHIDHCFGIMNKSGILPKLNNQGRRPEQVYFSWMRGFVRKFSFEMQLR; encoded by the coding sequence ATGAATGAAAAAATAACGATTGAAGCGAAATATTTTTGCAAATACAGAAAAGAGCTGGGATTTACCAATCAAAAGGCCATCAAAGATTTTTTTGGCGCCAAAGATATTGTTCCGGGCGTTGATTTTGGTTATGTGAAATCATTAAACAACCGTCTTTACGATATTGTTGAAAAAATAGATCGCACGGTTGCCAACGAAATTAAAAGCGACAATTTGAAAGCATTTAAAAAGGAACATATTGATCATTGCTTCGGCATAATGAACAAAAGCGGCATTTTGCCGAAATTGAACAATCAAGGCCGTCGACCGGAGCAAGTTTATTTTTCATGGATGCGCGGGTTTGTTCGAAAATTCTCTTTTGAAATGCAACTTCGGTAA